The Kosmotoga olearia TBF 19.5.1 sequence TTCCCTCAAGTTCTCTTCTTTTTGCATGTATGTACTCTTCTTCGTTCGGAAAATACTCGTCCCAGTGATCGAGAGTGAGCAATTCCATGGACATAGAAGCCAATTCCGAAGCCTCCATTGGTGGTCGACGGTAGAAATGTATCGGCTCGTTTGCCATTGCAAACGAATGCATAGCATGACCGGATTCGTGAAGGATTGTCCTAACATTATCTTCAGTGCCAACCGCATTCATGAAGATGAAAGGAGCCCCCGTTTCAGCCAAAGAATAATTGTATCCACCTGGAGCTTTTCCCTTACGATTCTCAAGATCAAGAAGTCCCGAATTACACATCTTATTCAAATTAACACCAAACTCTGGTTTTACCTTATACAGTATCCTTATTGCCTTTTCTACAAATTCATCTATCGTTTTGAAAGGTTTTAAAACCTTTCCATCAGGATCAACACTGGTGTCCCACGGCCTTAAACTATCAAGATTAAGTTTATTTCTTTTCTTTTCATTCAGCTCCGTTACGAAAGGAACAACCACCTTTTCAACAGATTCATGGAATTCGAAAAGTTCATCTGGAGTGTAAGCAAATCGTCCTTTCTCTTTATGTTTGTAATCGCGGTAGTTATCGAAACCAGCATTTTTAGCCTGCTGGACACGTATTTCTTTGAGGTCATCAAAAAGTTTGTCCAATTCGACGCTGTGCTCAAGGATCTTTTGCATTCGTAACCGCCAGGAATTCTCACGTGTGTTCCTATCTGGATCAAGTTGGTAAGCCCCCAACTGTTGCAACGTCTTCTCTTCACCTTTGAATTTAACCGTTATCGAACCAATAATAGCACCGTATTTACTCGCCAATTTCGCTTCCCGGGCTTTAAGTGGAAGGTTCTCTTCCTTGAACATTTCGATCTTATTGGCTATAATTCTGTCCAGATTCTCATAACGTTCTGAATCCAGTTGAGAACGATAAGGACTTTCATAGAATCTTTTTGCTATTTTCATTTGGTAAGGTTCCGATCGCAACACAATATTGGAGAGAAAGTCGTTATAAGCTTCTCTGTATTCGTTTTTGTCTGCAAATCGTGTCATTCTAATATAACGCCAGGCGTTTTCTTCGCCGATGATATTCATCAACTCGCTGAACTTCTCCATCATTTTCACCAGATCATCTGCTGAAGAAATTTCCTGTTCGAGAATACCTTTAAATTCTCGTTCCACAATTTTCCAGTCAATAACATCCAGATCTTCCGTAAAATATTTCCTTGGCTTTTTTGTTATCTTTTCCTGGGTATAAAGCATTCTTATCCCCCATTCTTTATGGCATTCTTCCGCAATATTATATCATTTGATAAGCTAAACAAACTAAATTCACCTTCGCATTTTTGATCCAGCCCGTGAAAAACGTAGAATAAAACTCAAGAATCTACCAAATAAAAACGGGCCTAAATGGCCCGTTGATTCAGGGGGAGCTTTACTGCTGACTATCCACATATTCCCGAATCGCCGAAATTTCAAAACCATATTTTGATTTCAAATCCTTCAACATAGCGGTCAACGGTTCATCTTCTGATATACCGAATTCCTGTAAGAAAGCTTCAAAATCTGGTACCAGTTCTTTTATTTCTCCCAGGGTGGTGGAACCCTTTATACTGACTTCTGTCGTTTCTTTTTCGGGTTGATACACCAGTTCATCTTCACCAGTCTGCGCAATATAATCGGATGGCCATTTGCCACTAATGATATATGCTAAAACACCTGGCTCAGATTTCATAACAAGTTGTTTCACAGTAGCTCCTTCATCAAGACCTGCATTTTTAATTATTTCAGATAATTCTGATGAATCTATATTTGCGACAGAGTACAACTCTTCCACCGGTTGGTTTATTACTTCCACAGCTGTTCTAATCACTTCCGGAGAAATAATTTCCTCCTCTTCAGGGATTCCTATTAACTCAGCCAAATCCTTTAGCTTTGTTTCAGTCGGAATGCTCTGAGGTATTCCCAAAGAACCGTACAACACACCTTTAGATACATCGTAGTGATCAAGTATTTCCTGTAATGTTGAAGACCCACGTATGTCGTCCGTTGTCTCGTAAGTTTTTATTCTTTCAGTTATAAAAGCACCATTGGCCATTGCTATCGCTATTGGGGCAATAAAGGCAACTAACACAAGAACAACATAGGCAGTATTCGGAATCACCTTTCTTGGCTTCTTTTCTTTCTTTGCCGGGATAAGATCCAACTTGAGCGTGTCTTTATTCTTTTCATTGATTGGACAGCTTTCCACACATTTGAGACATCTAATACAACTTGGGCTTCTAAGTGCGTCTGTTTTGGACACAACAATTCCAACCGGACAAGCTCTATCACAT is a genomic window containing:
- a CDS encoding M3 family oligoendopeptidase; this encodes MLYTQEKITKKPRKYFTEDLDVIDWKIVEREFKGILEQEISSADDLVKMMEKFSELMNIIGEENAWRYIRMTRFADKNEYREAYNDFLSNIVLRSEPYQMKIAKRFYESPYRSQLDSERYENLDRIIANKIEMFKEENLPLKAREAKLASKYGAIIGSITVKFKGEEKTLQQLGAYQLDPDRNTRENSWRLRMQKILEHSVELDKLFDDLKEIRVQQAKNAGFDNYRDYKHKEKGRFAYTPDELFEFHESVEKVVVPFVTELNEKKRNKLNLDSLRPWDTSVDPDGKVLKPFKTIDEFVEKAIRILYKVKPEFGVNLNKMCNSGLLDLENRKGKAPGGYNYSLAETGAPFIFMNAVGTEDNVRTILHESGHAMHSFAMANEPIHFYRRPPMEASELASMSMELLTLDHWDEYFPNEEEYIHAKRRELEGTVKFLPWCMIVDAFQHWIYTNPEHTPEERTEYFKKLMDRFNTGVDWSDLDKEKGVVWMQQLHIFTSPFYYIEYGIAQLGAIAIYRNYRRKGKRAIEDYEKFLKLGYSKPLEELYKTAGIKFDFSQDYIGELVEFIEEELKQLS
- a CDS encoding 4Fe-4S binding protein — encoded protein: MKVQRLRLWIQIFFVALIVFISVGHYLDEKNIYTIPGVASIHAICPFGGVVTMYNFVTTGDYVKKLHQSNFIMILALIILLVLTGASFCGWICPLGSVQEWFGKLGRKIFRKHYNKVPKKLDKVLRFGKYFVLGYIVIQTARTVNLVFADFDPYYNLFNIWTDEIALSGYIVVALTLGLSLLIERPFCRYACPLGAINGLFNSFSLLNIKRYENTCVNCGQCDRACPVGIVVSKTDALRSPSCIRCLKCVESCPINEKNKDTLKLDLIPAKKEKKPRKVIPNTAYVVLVLVAFIAPIAIAMANGAFITERIKTYETTDDIRGSSTLQEILDHYDVSKGVLYGSLGIPQSIPTETKLKDLAELIGIPEEEEIISPEVIRTAVEVINQPVEELYSVANIDSSELSEIIKNAGLDEGATVKQLVMKSEPGVLAYIISGKWPSDYIAQTGEDELVYQPEKETTEVSIKGSTTLGEIKELVPDFEAFLQEFGISEDEPLTAMLKDLKSKYGFEISAIREYVDSQQ